The genomic stretch atttaaatacttcaattactaaaaacatttctataatataaaaacacattaaaaataaaaattacatacttaaatcctaaaaaataaaaattacatacttaaaatcctaaaaaataaaaattacataattaaaatcctacaaattaaaaattgcatacttaaaatcctaaaaaataaaacttacataattaaaatcctacaaattaaaaattacatacttaaaatacCTTCGTGGAAGACTATTTTATCCCAAATATTTTTCAGAGACCTCGTATCATTGCATAATGTGCATCGAGTTGCTCGGGAGACATGTGCGACATATTGGCCATATTGTGttgagccaaaagggtccacaacgagtggGTGGACGGTTAAGGTGGAGCAAAGGGAGCAGGAGCTAGAGCGGGAGCGGCAGTTGCGCGACAGTGGTTGGCCTCCGCCTATTTTCTTCCTTGCGGCCGTCGTTAGGAACTACTCGGgtcggcgtcggggctacccaagttagctgcggcaagctggctagccacatCATCCGAGCTGACGTCGGATAACGACCTAGACCGTTTgttggaggagctggaggaggatgataagcctcccctatacttcgaaTGCGTACGCATCTCCTGCcaagcgctgaggtacttgaatgcTTTGTAATAACaagattggtaggtcgccatggaggcactgatgatgtcgagctcgctcttGCAGCTCCTCGCCGACTCCTGTTACTGGAGGTAAATCCCCtgaaacttttggatttcttcgttggctctgaagatggcaTTGTGCACCATACTCttattgcgctcgatggttccctCCGGTCGGGTGGCATTGTACCAACGAGAGACGCGgaaccaaaacctatccccggtttggttcgtgccaacctccggatcttcggagatttccaaatAAGCTTTGAACATGATATCCATCTCCCTCAGAGTGTACTGGGTGCGGACGTGAGGATCGCCGCCACGACCCATGACACGAGTGCTACGAGGAGGAGGAATAGGAGGAGTTTGGGAgtcgccgctccctcccgattCTTGTTCGGGTGCCCatccgtatcgcccatcgggggcatcttgctcgtccaccgggtaaggacggtagccacccggaatttgagaaccttgggttagAGGAGGGGGAGAgaattccgtttccggactagggaacCGTTCATGGTTCCAACCACGGGAGCCGGAGGGGTGATCACCAGAGccgaatatttttttttgcaagagtgaagtgaaagattgagaattgatgagagaatttagatgagaattgtattgtgtagtgtaaaaaattttgtGTGGAAacgagggtatttatagatgaaaaatgtgaattttggggaaaaaattaaaaaataaattaaaaatggtgagaaaatggatataatttattgggaagtggaaaaatatttttttaataatttttaaattaaaattcgattttttaaaaatgaaaaatgccaACGGAATGGAGTGCTGCCACAtcgccctgctcagcggcacggacgtgctcgatgtatcgagcacgtccgtgccgtaGGCAAGAGTGCAGCGGCTGACAACAGGGTGCCGCGCCGTCGGCACAGACGCGGTCCTTCAGCGCGAGCACCGTTAGAGATGCTCTTATGTTTAGAATTGCACCACCAAAAATATACATGCAATATAGCTCACTATTCTGCTAAGCTAACAATATATTCTCGTCCACTCACGCGTCCAACAAGTGAATCACGTGTTATAAAGAAATTACATTTTGTGACTTTACTCAAAGTTCTCTTcatggattttttttatctcttgaAATAACATGTATATTCATTGATTCAATGGTAATTTCCTGACATAAAATCATTTCTATCCgattgtattaaaaaaaataatggattATTATTACATTACTTAAATATGCAATCAATCATTTTAAGATGAAATGTTAGTAGCAACTTCGCTTCAACTTTCATCAGATACCCTCACACTTTAATATATTTGACGATATTTttatgattattttataatccaGAGAAgataacaattaattaaatactactatgtCGCACACCGAAAGTTAAATTGGATACTATCATaagaaattaaagtaaaaatTGGATACTATCATAAGAAATTAAAGTAAGTCCACGTCTAATTTTGATGCCAGTTACTTATAAAATCTTTTAGAATGATTTGGAGTTTGAACTTacctattttttttgttttgcatCGTTATAGCAGTGAGCAGTCACATGTATAACTCAAGGCATTTTATATTTGAAAGGTAGTGTTTTATTATTGTATTGGTCAGTTATGGGGTCAAATGTCTCTTGCATACCaataatttatttcaaatatatatgTCAATTCATTCACATAATGTAGATGCACCCCTTATAATGTTAGATCTAATGTGTAACACACACATCAATATGAAGTTGTAATAGTGAAGTGACCAATTGCTAGATTCAAAGTTTGGCCCACTCAGGAGAAATGCCAAACATGATTTATTCTCCGCCccccaattttttttccaatctCCTCTATTAGTTTGTATTCAAGATTATTTGATTTTGCTACATCACATCTCCTGATTGTCGCACAACTAACTATAACATCACAAATCATATCATACCTATGGTTAGAGATGTCCGCGGTTTCGGAACCGCCGATTCGGTTTTGGTTTCGGACCGACAGTATTTTACGAATTTTCGGCAGTTTTTGTGATTCCGGTTCAGTTTCATGGTTTTccgacggtttttcacggttccggcacggtttcggtttcaaaattttggaacctgaaccgTCCCACGGTTCCAAAAGTGATGGTTTCGGTCCATTTAAATCTCACGGTCCCGATTCAGACCGGTAACTGCCGATTATGGTTTCGCGGTTAATCGCCCGAACCGTAtatctaatattaaatattttctgtcatataaattaaactaaataaatgaaaatttaaaaattacataattaagtaaaaggaaattaaataattaaattaaaatttactgtAATTAATCTTAAATAAACTGcgtaattaaaatgaaaaaaaaatcatgcatGAAAACAAAGCGTCCAAATTTCTACTATGAGATCCTGTTAAAATTGGAAAATGAACTCAATTAAGTGTTATATATCACACTCAATTATCATCATTCATTAAACATAGGAAGTGATCATTGACAATAGCAACCATTCACGAAAGATTGTCCACATCtatctaagttgtgaatatGGAAGTGATCATTGACAATAGCAACCATTCACGAAAGATTGTCCATATCTATCTAGGTCGTGAATATTGTTTACCCACTTCTACAAGGTACTTAATGAAAGATCCTACCGACCCTCAACAATGTAGAAGAAAGACTTGTTTGTTCAATTTACTTATTTTAGTAAATTTAATCAACGATGGTAACAAaagacaaataatgcaacataaataatttattctcaTTAAAGTAGGAAATGCAAGAACTTACAAATACAAGCTACATACAAAATTCACGGCATATATAGGAATCAAGAATGGGTGTCGGGTGCATGTTTCTCAATTTTCATGTTCTGCAATCTATTTTCAGGTTGAATACCCGTCTATTTCCGATTGGAAAAACATATCTACATTCATAAgtcttttatttgaattaaaaagaaaagtcaTTCtttcacaataaaataaattcaatgagatattttgtgattaaaatcaaatataaatatattattaaaaccTACATTTGTCTTTATGCGCTCCTTTTCGACACAGAGATTAAGAATAGAGAAGGATCCTCTACAGTGGTGAAAACCACAGCACTTCATGCTGTGCCAAAAACGCAGAATTTTGTTCATTAAACGCAGCAACATGTGATATATTGTTCATTTAACCCCACCGTCCACACAACTTTATTCATTAATCCATTTACATGTTATTTATAAATACTTTAAAGATGCTTTAAATCCTTTTATTCTCTATTAGGATTTCTAATTGTTTCTTTGCCAGTCCTTTTAGTTATGAGTTAATtacttaaaaaatataaatttataaattttattattaaaaatataacatatattctatagaaaaaattaaaagaaaaaaagtttgttctgtttaataaaaatttacttcttttctttaatattattattttttatgtagTGAAAACACTTTATATTCAACTATAAAAATGAGTTATAATTAAAATGACTAGCCAAACCACGAATTTAAGGTGTTTTtactaaataaacaaaaaaatattccataaaaagaataaaaatattaacGAAACAACTCACTTTTTTTcttgtagtagtagtaatatttttcatggaacaacttttatatttttaataataaaatctataaatttaattaataaaataactaactaaaagGATTAGcaaaaacattttaatatacGGAGGAAAATATAACAAAGGAAATCCTATGAATTATACAGTACgcatctttatctttatgcatgtaaaatcaaaatgtataTCTATGAGTTAAAGAATAAATTTGCATGGGCGGTGGGGAATTAAATAATTAGTAGTGAATCAAATGGATTAAGGGaatagtatataaaatgttTGTTGCCGTTTAATGCATAAACATCTGCGTTTTGGCACACAGCATGTGGTGCTGTGATTTTCACCACCGCATAGGATCCTTCCCCGATTAAGAATATTATGTTAAGTGATTTTTTATCAAGAGTAGtcaattaatataatattaaaactttctaaaatagataaataactCAACCAATATGAAAAAGATGGAATAGTATATTACACTCGTTTTCTCGATGCAAACTTCATACTTAGTTGTTTCCAAGTTCTCTATCTCATTGAACGTTTcaagataataaaaaaaaatgaataccaagaaagaaaaaaaaagtttgagcCCTCATTAGTATTGGAATGATAAGAGTACatataatattttatcataAATTTTGACAAAGTTGTAAACAGTACTCCCTCCCAAAAAATACCtatgaatgaataaaatagagataaaagggtgtaatttttaaaaatggagtaaaataaattgaaaaggaaaataagtCATCTTCGATGTGATGAAAGGAGTAATAAAACTTAAATGAAAGGAACACAATAAAAATTGGAATACCCATTTAGAGGAAAAAACAGTAATTGAAATATAATGAGTAACAAACTAGTAGAGCCTAGTTTGCATACCTGGTAGTCGATACACCTAGAATATCCCACCATAACAGTGCCAAGAAAACTACTAAACATGGGAAAGACCAATTCCAACCCTGTCTCACATGTTAGCCTACTCTACTTATTACATACACCTTCTATTATACATTCATTCACACcacctcttcttcttctccattttcatctcatctcatctctaATCAAACACACATGAAAGAAGGTGATCCATCACAAAAACCCACCCCCTACTAGATCCATTCTGCTAGATGCCTTTGTCCTTTTGTTGTTTGTATTTTGGTACTAGAATCTcctcctcttctcttctctGCTCTGCTCTGCTCTGTTCCTCAACCAACTAACATGCCACTCACTTTTCTCATTCTCTTCATTCTCTCCGATCATTCTTTCCTCACCACCGCCTCCGACGGGAACTCGCCCCCGCCCCTGCCAATGCCGAGGGCGCCTGCGTTGAAGCCGGGGATCGCAGCGGCGCTGGGGGTACTCACCACTATTTTCTCAATTACATTCTTGCTACTTCTATATGTGAGGCATTGCAAAGGGAGCAGCTACGCCAGTGCCTCCCGAGGCTACCCGGCGTCGACGAGGGACTCCGGGATCAATCGGAAGGTCATCGAATCCCTCCCCATGTTCCGCTTCTCGTCGCTGCGCGGCCACAAGGATGGCCTCGAATGCGCCGTGTGCCTGAACAAGTTCGAGCCCGAGGAGGTCCTGCGCCTCCTCCCCAAGTGCAAGCACGCCTTCCACGTCGAGTGCGTTGACACCTGGCTCGACGCCCACTCCACGTGCCCGCTATGTCGCTACCGCGTCGACCCTGAGGACGTCCTGCTGCACACCCCTCTGCCCACGCCGCGCAGCAGCGCTGCCCCCGTCCCGCCCCCCAGGGTCTCGGGGCGGCATTCCTCCGCGGGAGAGAGGGGCGCCGCCGCCGACAGTGATCTCCTCCGGGGGCGGGGCTCCCTGGACAGCTGGAATTCCCGCCGGAAAACTGCTAGGAAGGACGGGCAGCTGCTGGTGCAGGGAGACCGGCATCGGCTAGAGCACCGGATCATAATATCCGGCGgcggggaggaggaggaggagaggctGCGTCGGTGGAGCGACGTGCAAGCGGCAGAGTCGCTGTACCTGAAATCGGAGATGCTGTTGGAAAGGGAGAGTGGCAGCGCCGTAATAAATGGGAGAAGTGTGTCGGAAATAACAGGGATGAGTAGGTACAGGGGCAATAATGGAGGGAAGGGgaaggaggagagagagagggttgtAAAGAGGTGGTTGGCCTGGATTTCACAGTCCCAACACCCAGCTGTAcaatctcctcctcctcctttaCCCATTTAATACTCTGTTTTTCATACACATTCATATCTCCCATGTATTGCATTTGCATGCACACAAACATTATCCATTTCACATTATTAGTTAGGTACCCTGTCACTCTTTTCTACCAGTACtataaatatcaatattttaCATACTAAATTCTGGTATGTAATCAAACAAACCACAATGCACTAGCATCATCATTTACCTTGGGCGTCAAAAGACTTCAAAATCTTGTTTTTTTAACACATCTCTGTCAACACACTCAGCGACAATTTTATTGCAGCTTGGAATTTCgatgcacacacacacatgaaAAATTAGTAAACAAATCAGTCTTTACAATTAGAGTAAAATACAGTGTTGGAGACATCAAATCCCATGAAAGAGAGATTAGATGAGAAAAGTCACTCTCAAGCAGCCTGTTGCATTTGGTGCCTTGGCTATCATCTGACAACCATCTGTTCAAATCATTAGCATGAAAAAATAAAGACACACGCTGTGACTTAGAGGgaagaaaaaaatacaaaacaagaaaaaatgTTGTTTATCTTTAGACCATAATATATACTCAATAACTCAAATATGATAATGAAAAATTAATCCTTTTGATCTCTCCAATGGAGGTGTATCCACACAAAAGATGAAATAGATTGCTGTCTACATACACACTATATCTGCACATACGTTATCTTAATAGTACAGAGGCACCCGACTGCGAAGCAGCAACGCCATTAACATACAATCCCGCCAAATATGCACACTCTTCAACATTACCCAAAATGCCAACAATGTGAAAGGACTCCCTGGTTAGTGACATAGTTCAGTGGTCCAGCCAAGGTTTCTTGCAGCCTCACTTTTTGTCCGTTGTTACGCCAACAACAACATTGCTTACCTGcacattttactttattctcagAATAGTGGTTTTGGATCCAAGAGttgaacacgataacaacaaaagCCAAACGATGGATGTACCAGTTTCCCGCTCTTGTCAACAGACATAGGATTTTCCACAACAACAGTTTGGCTCTGGGGATTGGGTAATGGCTGCATTGAGCCATAATTAGAAAAACTAAGATAAGACGGAAAGGAAATCAATGTTAAAAAATACCATCATAATTAATTTTCACTAGTTAAGCATGCCTAACCACTCAGGTTCTAGGAAGACATGATCAAATATCAGGACTAACCGCTGAACCAGAAGGCATCGGTGCTGGAGAGGCAGGACCGACTGGCCTATGCATGGGAAGTGGGACCCTAACATTTCCCATCTGCCAGCATGAATCAATGAGATAATAGCACAACAAAGGACTGACACTAAGTGGTCTATCGATAAGACCCACAATGAATGCTTAAATATATGAATAGCTGCATTGGGTGGTTCTGTGTATGACTAGAACAAGGATAATAATAGAAGAGGTGACTTTCAATAAATACATAATCATGGCAGTATACTTACATTGACATTCGTGATATATTGACAAACGGCACATTTGATAGATGGAGCACCGTAAGGATACATGAGTGTTGTATGACAGTTTCCACAGTTGATGTGAGCGATATTAGGTGCTAACCAAAAGACAGTCAAAACccaaacaaatatatatatgaaaatgcaCATTCAAGGCTCAAGAAGATGTGAAATTAGACTTGTAATGTTAAAATTGTAACATTATCATGTACTGCCGTTACTGAAATGTTAAATAATGCATTCTGACAATTCCTCCATTATATTCTTTCCTGCTTATGGGACCGCAGGTGTGTTTGAAACTTTGAAAGCAATGTAAAATTGTAGCAGTATATACACACTAAAATTTTAGCAGTATATACATTCCTGATGAATACCCTAAGATACAATTCCAAGGCCATACATATAATCTAACTAGGATATAAGTAAATGAAAGACATAAAAAAGATAAGCTACCGAGATAAATCatactctctttttttttgttggggGTGTTTGTGGTTTCCTGATAATGGGTAACTGGGttgaaagaaagaagaaaaatatcatatttactaaataattaataacCTCTTGATCAGCAAGTATATAAAAAAGCAACATGCACTCAAAAACAATAACTTTCTCATAGCAAGTACCACAACGATACTGACCTACAAACCTGACAAGTGACAACTATCATATTAACATATTTGTTTTACCTGGTGCTAGGTTTACTGTGTGGCAGCAAGAACATCTCACACTGGTAGCACCCCGTGTATACATCAATAACGTACTGCAGCCTCCACATATCAGTTGGGCCATTTCCATTCCTGAGTATGAGGTAGATGAGTAGCAAATATCCCAAACAATATCCAAATTTGAATATACAACATTGTAAAGTTCATCACGACTAAGCATCTTAGTTATTTGCTACAACAGGAATCATGAAACCACCATCGAGTCACCAGAATAGTATTATAGTAACCACATACTGAAATTGAAATCTAAGAATCATGGTGTTTCCTAAAACGAATATGGGTACACAAGCTAGAGAAATTGGATCATAGACTGCTCTTATAATATTCTAACATCAAACATATGGTTTTGAAAAATACAATGTTCGTAGCAAGGAATTGAAGTCTCATTTAAAACTTAGAAGCACCAATATGAAACTCAGCCTTTTATGAAATCCTAAACAAAGTCAAATTGAAAGTGTAAAGTCCAGGTTAGGCTGTGCACTTTAAGTTCATCTGAAAAGGAACAGGCCAATAAGACACTTCAAATCAACAAAAGCCAATCCCACAAAAAAAGAGTAGCAGCCAGATCAGATATTTTGTTGAATATTTTAACATGCATGAATCATGATGAGTATTGTTGTTACATAAGAACCAGCAAAGGCAACTGCAATTCCATCTTGATCATTGCCTTGCCTTTGAGTAACGACAACCAAAGTGGTAAAGAAAACATCATCATTCCAATATAATTATTTAGATGTTCTCATTTTTTTGCATCTAACTTTACACTTGTGGTAAAGAAAACATCATTATTCCAATATAATTGTTTAGATGTTCTCATATTTATTTGCATCTATCTTTACACTTGAAATGGTGGAGACCACATCCAACACCACATAACTAATGGTTAAATACTCAGCTAAGGTTTTTTCCAATCATAAGGAAAGAGGAGCTCCAATAAGACGGCATCAATATTCTACATAACTTTTGTTATTTCAGAGCTAACTAGAATCGagataaataaaaattggaagGCAAAAGAAGACCAGGCCAGGTTTCGAGGCAAGATAAAAGAAGCACATACTCCATGTATCACAAGATGATAAAATCTTGATAACTAGAAAACTATGAACTACAGGCTATTCGTTGCAGCTGTATGCCACATATTCGGCATTGCATACTCTCTCTTGCTGAATGTATGGTTTCTGCAATCTAAGACAAACCATATTCTCCGTAATAAGTACTCCAGTAATGATGGACATTCCAGTTGTAACATCCTCAATAAGCTAAAATCATTTTCCATTTATACACTTGGACGAAAATGAGATTCAAGACCACAATTCGTAAAATCGGAGAGAAGCATTATCGTATATAATGAAAATCTAGGatcaattacaatttacaaattagtTCATGATTAGGTTGTTCAGTTATCTTACccattacacacacacacacacacatccaAGCTCCAACAACAGAATTGGATACTAAATTGGAAATCCAGAAATAACCTTGAGGAGGGATGGTGGTGACGGAATTACAAACGGCGCAACACACATTGGTGGCCCCACTCGGGTACATGAGAAGACTCCGGCACCCGCTACAAACTACCTGGCTCTGCATTCCTCTTCTCTTGGCATCGGAAAATAGTGAAATCAGTAGCATGAAAACTTACtcagaaaaacaaaaaatccaaaaacaaAGAAAGGTAGGTAAGAGTCACCAGTAAAACAGTAGAGAGTAAAATGAGGTGGACAAATTGAGGCCGGTGGATTCAGAATTCATCGGCGAAGGGTGAACTGAGGGTAGGAATTGGGATAATCCGAAGGGAATCGGAAGTTTAACAAGGAGATGGCGAGAGTGTTGACATTCAGATGGTCCCTTTCATCATTTGTTGGAATAATCAATATAAACATTTTATTTACTGTATATAAACATCATTCTCCTCTTACAGTGCGATCGGGGGTCTGATCAGCACCtgctgcaaaaaaaaaaaaaaagaagcgtCGATTGCTGCCCAACTCACTATATTCGGTCGGCGGTCGATTAGCAGGCCGAATTCCACGAAACGACCTCATGGGAGGtagtatccgccatttgtacccgccaaaaaaaagtttccagagAGGGGAAAGACGCGAGAGGTTCTCGCGTGTATCAAATGAAACACGCGTTTCGTTCATGCGTGTTTTAACTAAACACGCGAGAGGAATTAGCGTGTTTTAAATTATACACGCGAGAGGCATTAGCGTGTATCACTTGATACACGCGAGAGCAATTCGCGTGTTTCACTTGAATAACGCGAGAGCAATTACGAGGCAGAAGCCCCTCTTCCTCACTCCCAGCATTCTGCCTCTTCCTCACTCCCAGGCGCGACCTCTCTCTGCACCACCATAAGCTGCGAAATCCTCATCTACCCGACGAAAATCGAAGTGAATCCGACATATAGCTGCTCCCATTCATCTTTTAACTCTCATTAGgtaaaattttaaccttaaTTTCGATTTTAGTTGGTTATTATAGATTTAGGGTTCATAGTGTTAATTTAGGGTTAATGgtgttaaatttttttgttgaatttggttgagAGTATATGATGTTTATCGTACTTATTTTGCAGGTTTGATggtgtttgtgagtttatattgggatggGAAAATTACTCAGCTCCCAGGTTTGGGTGTTGCTTATGAGaccatccgcagcggtgagcagcATGCTCACcgccgtccttgccgctggcaaggacagaGCTCGTCCGTTGATGCGCCCTGCCGCTGGCAGGgtggtgctcttagctaagagcacgtccgtgccagcggcaagagcacgaggtggcgacgtggcagcttctgattggcccgttgatttatcattttttattattatttttttaataaaatcgaaaaaatctgaaaaattcaaaattaataaaaaaaatattttctcacttccttataatatatatccattttttccacacttttaatttatttttttttcattatttttaccccaaaattcatactttcatctataaatactctcatttcaaacacaaaaaatgacactatactaaacaactctctaaatctcaatttttatgagtttaattatgtaatttttaatttttaggagtttaattatgtaatttttaatttttaggattttaattatgtaatttttaatttttaggattttaattatgtaatttttaattttatttgtaatttgtaatatttattgtggtttttaaatgaattttaatattatggaaatgtttttgtttaattgaattttatattaattgtgctcgtccttgcggaagagcacagttgtgggtattgtgctcttgccagagagcaggcatgaatagtaccgcccgggcccacaaccgtgccgctggcaagagcacggttgtggatgctctgagcCCCCTCGTGCAAACTCATTTATTATATTGAGTGAAAATATATCTTATTATCAGCTAGTTTcaatgatatgtgaaaaaattggaattgattTAGAGGCACATACGATTGATTTAACATGGAGGCATCCTGTAGTTTTTAGTGGAGTGGTGAATTATATAGCTACACCAATGAATGAaaatttgttggagtatatgtttgcCGAAAATCCACGAcaaattgaactttttattgaatatactccTGTGACTACTGCGTTGCAATTTGAACCACCTATCAATCAGCATGATGTTGGAACGTCTAGGAGAGATGATTATCATAGTTTTGATGTCGGGACATCTAGGAGGGATGATGAATATCATAACACTGAATTCAACACATTTGGGAGGGAGGTTGATGAACAACTAGATGTACCAAATGTGCCATGTGATGTTTATGATGGTGCAGATGGTTTAGATAATTgtgatggttcagatggttcAGATATTTGTGCTGGTTTAGATGGTTCTGAGAACTGTGCTGGTATAGATGGTTCTGATTGTGATGGTTCCGATGGTTCTAGTCAAAGTGATCGTGAGTATAGTGCAGAATCATGTGAAGATTCTACAGACGACGAGACACTTCAAATGATGGGGGAGAAATGTGTACAACCAGCTGTTCGTGGGGAGCAACCTGTTCCCGACTATGTGACTGAAGGGTTACCATTTTTTCGATCATTACCATGTGAAGGCAGCCGAGGTTACGTTTCAGAAGACCATGGAGTGGGTGAAGAAGATATGTGGTATTGGGATGAGGATAATCCGAGACATATAGATGTGGGAACGaaatttgatagcaaattgCAGTTGAAAACTGCTGTGACATTATGGCATGTAGGAACAGGTCGTATGTATGAGGTT from Salvia splendens isolate huo1 chromosome 4, SspV2, whole genome shotgun sequence encodes the following:
- the LOC121799444 gene encoding RING-H2 finger protein ATL43; this translates as MPLTFLILFILSDHSFLTTASDGNSPPPLPMPRAPALKPGIAAALGVLTTIFSITFLLLLYVRHCKGSSYASASRGYPASTRDSGINRKVIESLPMFRFSSLRGHKDGLECAVCLNKFEPEEVLRLLPKCKHAFHVECVDTWLDAHSTCPLCRYRVDPEDVLLHTPLPTPRSSAAPVPPPRVSGRHSSAGERGAAADSDLLRGRGSLDSWNSRRKTARKDGQLLVQGDRHRLEHRIIISGGGEEEEERLRRWSDVQAAESLYLKSEMLLERESGSAVINGRSVSEITGMSRYRGNNGGKGKEERERVVKRWLAWISQSQHPAVQSPPPPLPI
- the LOC121799445 gene encoding protein LSD1-like, whose protein sequence is MQSQVVCSGCRSLLMYPSGATNVCCAVCNSVTTIPPQGMEMAQLICGGCSTLLMYTRGATSVRCSCCHTVNLAPAPNIAHINCGNCHTTLMYPYGAPSIKCAVCQYITNVNMGNVRVPLPMHRPVGPASPAPMPSGSAPLPNPQSQTVVVENPMSVDKSGKLVSNVVVGVTTDKK